Sequence from the Ancalomicrobiaceae bacterium S20 genome:
CTCGGCTGGGAATACGACTCCGGCGACTATCACCTCGCCATGCAGAAGGCGATGGACACGATCGGCTACCGCGAACTCCGCGCCGAGCAGAAGGCCAGGCAGGAGGCCTTCAAGCGCGGCGAGACGCGCGAGATCATGGGGATCGGCGTGACCTTCTTCACCGAGATCGTCGGTGCGGGGCCCTCGAAGAACTGCGACATCCTCGGCGTCGCGATGTTCGACAGCGCCGAGATCCGCATCCATCCGACCGGCTCGATCATCGCGCGGATGGGCTCGAAGTCTCAGGGCCAGGGCCACGAGACGACCTGGGCGCAGATCATCGCGACCGAACTCGGCATTCCCGCCGACGACATCATGATCGAGGAGGGCAACACCGACACGGCGCCCTACGGCCTCGGCACCTACGGGTCGCGGTCGACGCCGGTCGCCGGTGCGGCCATCGCGATGGCCGCGCGCAAGATCAAGAACAAGGCGCAGATGATCGCCGCGCATCTGCTCGAGGTCTCGGAATACGACCTCGAATGGGACATCGACGGCTTCCGCGTGAAGGGCAATCCCGAGCGCGCGAAGACCATGAAGGAGATCGCCTGGGCCGCCTACAACAGCCCGCCGCCCGGCCTCGAGCCGGGTCTGGAGGCGGTCAACTACTACGATCCGCCGAACATGACCTACCCGTTCGGTGCCTATTTCTGCGTGATGGACGTCGATGTCGACACCGGCGTCGCCAAGATCCGGCGCTTCTACGCGCTCGACGATTGCGGCACCCGCATCAATCCGATGATCATCGAGGGGCAGGTCCACGGCGGGCTCACCGAAGCCTTCGCGATCGCGATGGGGCAGGAGATCAAATACGACGAGACCGGCAACGTGCTCGGCGCGTCGTTCATGGACTTCTTCCTGCCGACCGCAGTCGAGACCCCGAGGTGGGAGACCGACTTCACGGTGACGCCGAGCCCGCATCACCCGATCGGCGCCAAGGGCGTCGGCGAGAGCCCGAATGTCGGCGGCGTGCCGTGCTTCTCGAACGCGGTCAACGACGCCTTCGGCTTTCTCGGCTCGACGCATATCCAGATGCCGCATGATGCCTGGCGCATCTGGGAAGCGGCGAAGCGGCTCGGCCTGCACGCGGTCTGAACCCGAACCCCCGCGGCGGCCGGCACTGGCCGGTCGCCGCCCCATCCTCGGCCCGAGACCCGCTCGGCCCTTCCCGGGACGCCGCCCGACCATGCTCGATAGCCAGCCCCCCGATCGCCAAACCATTGCGGATCGCCTCGCCGGCGTCGGCTATGTCGCCGACGGCGCGCTCGCGACCGCGCTGCAGCTCATGGATCTGCTGCAGCGACCGTTGCTCATCGAAGGCGAGGCGGGCGTCGGCAAGACCGAGGTCGCCAAGGCGCTCGCCGCCGTTCACGACACGCGGCTGATCCGGCTGCAATGCCACGAGGGTCTGGACCGGGCGGACGCGCTCTACGAATGGAACTATCAGCGCCAGCTCCTGGCCATCAAAACGCGCGAGGGCCTCGACGCCGACGAGACCGAGGCGCATGTCTTCTCCGAGCGCTACCTGCTCGAGCGACCGCTGCTCGCGGCGATCCGCCAGCCGGTCGCGCCGGTGCTGCTGATCGACGAGGTCGATCGTGCCGACGAGGAGTTCGAGGCGTTCATGCTCGAAGTCCTGTCGGATTTCCAGGTCTCGATCCCCGAACTCGGCACCATCACGGCGACCGCGATCCCGCGCGTGGTGCTGACCTCCAACGGCACGCGCGAGCTTTCCGACGCGCTGCGGCGGCGCTGCCTCTATCACGCGCTCGACTTCCCCGATGTCGAGCGCGAGGCGCGCATCCTGCTCGCCCGGCTGCCCGGCATCGATACGACGCTGGCGCTGCAGATCGCGCGGCTGATCGAGCGCATCCGCAAGGAGGAACTCACCAAGACGCCCGGCGTCGCCGAGACGCTCGACTGGGCGGCGGCGCTCGTCGGGCTCGGTGTGACGCGGCTCGACGAGGCGCGCGAAACCGTGTTCGAGACGCTCGCCTGCGTGCTCAAGACCCGCGAGGATCGCGCCCGTATCGGCCGCGAGGTCGTCGACCGCCTGATCGGAAAGGTGGCGTGACATGGCTGCGACTCCGGCTGCGCAACGACTCGAAACATGGGACGACATCGGCCGCGCGATCCGCCGCCGCGTCGCCGGCTTCGTCGCGACCCTGCGCGACAACGGCTTTCGCGTCGGCCTTGCCGAGGCGCGCGACGCGGCGCGTCTGCTCGCGCACCCGACGGTCACACGACCGTCGGACGCAAAGCCGGCGTTGCGGGCGCTGTTCTGTGGCCGGCGATCGGATTGGGATGCGTTCGATGCGCTGTTCGACGCGTTCTGGGCCGGCAGGGGCGTGAAGACCCGTGTCGCGGTGTCGGGTTCGAGCGCGATGGTAAGCCAGCGAACCATCAAGTCCATGCAGGACGCGCGGGCCGGGGCAGGGATGGCTGGTCCGGCGATGGACGTCGAACGGGGCGCCGAGGGCCCGGAGACGGAAGCCGACCCGTCCGGTCGACGCGAGGGCGCGAGCCTGTTCGAGGCGCTCGCACGCACCGACTTTCGCCACATCGCCGATCCGGAGGCGCTCGCCGAGGCGCATGCGCTCGCGGCGCGGCTCGCGCGGCGGATGCGCGCCCGGCTGACGCGCCGGGACAAGGCCGCGCGCCATGGGGCCCGGCTCGATCTGCGCCGCACGATCCGGGCGAGCGTCGCGACCGGCGGCACGCCGATCGCGCTCGTGCGCCGGCGCCCGCGTTCGCGCCCGCTGCGGCTCGTGGTGCTGGTCGACGCCTCCGGCTCGATGAGCCTCTACACGGGCGTGTTGCTGCGCTTCGTCCACGGCGTGCTCGACCATTTCCGCGAGGCGGAAGCGTTCCTGTTCCACACGCGGCTCGTCCATGTCTCGGATGCGTTAAAGGAGAAGGACGCAGGCCGCGCGCTCGATCGCCTCGGGTTGATGGCCGAAGGCGTCGGCGGCGGCACGCGGATCGGCGACAGCCTCGCGACCTTCAACCGACACCACGCCGCGCGCGTCATTCACTCGCGCACCTGCGTGATGATCCTGTCCGACGGCTACGACACCGGCGAGCCTGAACGGCTCGGCGCCGAGATGGCGGCGCTCGGTCGCCGCTGCCGGCGCATCGTCTGGCTCAATCCGCTGCTCGGATGGGAGGGCTACGAGCCCTCGGCCCGCGGGATGTCGGCCGCGCTGCCGCACATCGACCTGTTCGCGCCCGCCCACACGATCGAGAGCCTGATGGCGCTCGAACCCTATCTCGCGCGCATCTGAGGAGGAGCCCATGCAACCTCGGACCGACGTCATCGACCTCGCCGCGACGCTGAAGGCGCGCAACGAGGCCTTCTGCCTCGCGACCGTGGTGCGCACGGTCTCGGTCACGGCCGCCAAGGCCGGCGCCAAGGCGGTGATCCGGCCCGACGGCACGATCTCCGAGGGCTGGATCGGCGGCGGCTGCGCCCGGGCGGCGGTGGTCAAGGCCGCGCGCGAGGCGCTCGGCGACGGCCAGCCGCGGCTGGTCTCGGTCATGCCGAAGGACATTCTCGCCGAACTCGGTCTAAAGCCCGGCGAGGAGCGCGACGGTATCCGCTTCGCCCGCAACATGTGCCCGAGCCGTGGCACGCTGGATGTCTTTGTCGAACCGATGCTGCCCAGGCCCGAGCTGGTCGTGCTCGGTGCGAGCCCGGTCGCGGTCGCGCTTTCGGATCTCGCAGCGCGCTTCGGCTATCGGGTCGCGGTTTCCGCGCCCGCCGACGATCTCGCGCTCCATGGCGAGGCCGACGAGCGCATCGAGGGCCATGCCCTGCCCGCCGTCGCGACCGGTCATCGGTTCGTGGTCGTCTCCACCCAGGGGCGCGGCGACGAGGCGGCGCTGAAGGCGGCGCTTCAGGGCGAGGCCGATCATGTCGCCTTCGTCGGCAGCCGCCGGAAGATGGCGGCGCTGCGCGAGAGCCTCGCCGAGGCGGGCGTCGCCCTCGACCGGCTCGACCGGGTCAAGGCGCCGGCCGGGCTCGACCTCGGCGCGATCACGCCCGAGGAAATTGCGCTCTCCATCCTCGCCGAAATCCTGTCGCTGCGCCGTGCCGGCCAGCGCGTGCCCCACGAGATATGAGGACCAACCCCATGCAGATGAACGACAGCCAGCGCATCGCCGCCCCGCGCGCCTCGATCCGTGGCCATGCGAACCTGGAGATGACAGTTGCGAACGGGATGATCGCCAGCGGCCGGCTCAAGGTCGACCCCGTGAAGGCGATGTTCGGCGGCAAGTCGGCCGCGGCTCTGGTTCTCGCGCTCCTGCTGCCGATCGGCGCGGCGCATCTCTGCTGTCTCGGCAGTGCCCATGCCGACACCGGGCTCGCCCATGCGGCGATCTGCACCGGCTCGCCGGTCCGCTGAGCGGATCCGGCCGGCGCGTGCATGTTGCGCGGCCCGATCGGAACCGGTCGCGCCGATCGGCGGGGATCGCCCTCAATCGGCCTTCGCGGCGATCCGGCGTCTCGCGAGTGTGAGGCCGAGGCCGACCATGACGTAGGCCGCGGCGGCGCCATAAAGCCCGAGCAGCGGGATCAATGCGCTGTTCAATGCCGCCGAGGCGATCACGGCACCGATCGCCGTCGTGGCGATCGCCTGGTCGCGGTGCTGCGAGATCAGCACGAAGCCGAGGCCCTCGGACGTCATCCGCGCGAGCGTGCCGAGCATGATCAGTGCGAAGACCGGCAGCGAGGCTGCCAGGATCGGGCGCCCCATCAACGGCAGCAGCGCGGGCATGACCAGACCGGCCGCGAGTGCGAGGCCGATCCCCCAGCGGGCGGTCTCCAGCGCGATCCGTCGCCGCTCCTTGCCGATGAGGGCCGTGTCGCCGGTGCGTGCCGCGCTCACGAGCGCTGGCATCTGCGGCAGCATGATGCCGTTGACCGCCAGCGTGTGCACGACGTTGGTGTAGGACCAGAAGAACGTGTAGATGCCGACCGCCTCCATGCCGAGGAAATAGGAGACGAGAAAGCGGTCGAGGTAGAGGTTGCCGACCACGCCGATGTCGGCGATCCAGAACGGCACGCCACCGACGAAGGCGCGGCGCAGATAATCGCGATCGAAGCCGGCGAACCGCCACCATCCACGGGTCACGGCGAGGATCGCGATCGCGATCCAGCTGAGCGACAGACCGCCGACCCAGCATAGCAGGACGGTATCGAGGCTGCGGGCGCCGGGATCGATGAGGCCCCAGAGGATGGCGATCAGGGGCCACAGGCCCGAGCGGATGAAAAACAGGATGTTCGCCGCGACCGCCTGACCGCGTCCGATCTGCAGCGAGAACGCATCGAGCGAGAGATGTTCCAGCAGAAGGATGGCGGCGATCAGCATGGCTGTCGTCGCCCCGATCGGGGGGCCGAACCACATTGCGCCCGCCCAGAGCAGGGCCTGAACGGCGAGTTCGATCGCGAAGGTCGTGGCGAGCCTGGTTGTGGCGATCGGGATCGCAGCGGATCGGTCGAGACCGACCACCAGGCGTGAGGTCCAGTCGTGGATGCCGAAGCTCAGGATGACCGGCAGACCGGTCACCAGGCCCACGATGAGACCGTAGGCGCCGACATCGGCGAGGCCGAGGTAACGCGCCATGTAGATCGTCAGAGCGAACTTGGCGCCGGCATTGCCGAGCCGCAGCAGGACCATCGCCGCCTGGGCCGCTGTCCGACGGTGTCTCTTTGCGAGCTTCAGCAGGTTCGACGTCATCGCGGTCGGTGGCTCCGATCGGTCGCGCGCGGCGGTTCGGACGCAGGGCTCGGCGCGGCGCTCACGCGAAGCGCTTCAGAAAGGCGTGGGTAAGGCGCGCCGTCTCGTCCCAGTCGAACCGGCGGGCGCGCTCGAGCCCGGCGGCGCGCAGATGCGCGCGGAGCTCGCTATCGGAGAGCAGGCGCACCAGTGCATCGCCGAGCGCCGACGTGTCGTGCGGATCGACGAGCAGCGCTGCGTCGCCGACCACTTCGGGCAGGCTGGTCACGTCCGAGACGATCGCCGGTGTGCCGCAGGCCATGGCCTCGAGCGGCGGAAGGCCGAACCCTTCGGCGAACGACGGGAAGGCAAAGACGCCGGCTCCGGCCATCAACAGCGGCAGTTCGGCGTCCTCGATCCGGCCGACAAGACGCGACCGGGGTGGCAGTGGCGGGATTTCGGAGCCGTCGAATGCACGGCCGTAGGCGGCCGCATCGCCGGCGATCACCAGCTCGATCCGATCGTCGATCCGCGGAGCGATCGCGGCCCAGGCCTCGATCAGCCCGCGGAGATTCTTGCGCGCCGAGCCGGAGCCGACCGACAGCACATAGCCGGGGGTGAGTGTATGCGCCGTGCAGAAGCGATCGAGTGCCTCGGGCTCGGCGGGACGGAAGCGATCGTGATCGACGCCGAGCGGCGTCGCGAGGATGCGGTCGGGTGCAAGATCGAAACGCTCGATGATGGCACGACGCGAATACTCGGACACGGTCAGGACAGCATCGACACGCTTCAACATGCGGGGGATGAACCAGCGATAGAACCGGGTCCAGCCCGGCGCCGCGTCGGCATCGGGTCCTTCGAGCATGGCGAGGTCGTGCAACGTCACGACGAGGGGGGCACGGGCGATGAGCGGCGCCGTGTTCGATGGGCTCCAGATCAGCCGGTCACGCGCGCGCAAGGGCAGCACGGTCTGCTCCCACAGGATGCCGCGCGCCTGTCCGGCCGGGCGCGCAGGGCCGATGACGGCCATGTCGGGAATGCGCCGGGCGATCTCACCGGTGTAGCGCTGGATCCCGGTTGTCGCCTGGGACAGGCATCTTCCGTTGCAGACGATCATGATGATCTCCCGGGAACCGGCGGCGGCGTCAGGTGCAGGACTGCAGGACCCCACGGGTCGCGATCGCGGTCTTCTCCCAGTTGAAGTCCGCGGCACGTGCGAGCCCGGCCTGGCGCAGTCCGGCGGCGCGCGCCGGATCGGAAAAGAAGCCGATCAGTGCGTCGGCGATGTCGTCGAGGTCGCTCGGATCGACGAGCAGGGCGGCATCGCCGGCCACTTCCGGCAGGCTGGTGCCCCGGCTGGTCAGCACGGGCGTGCCGGAGGCCATGGCTTCCAGTACCGGAAGGCCGAAACCCTCATAGAGCGACGGATAGGTCAGCAGCGCCGCACCGGCATAGAGCAACGGCAGATCGGCATCGCCGACCCGGCCGAGGATCCTTGTGCGCGGCGGCAACTGATCGAGCGTGGTTCCGCTCAAGACCCGCGCCGGACCCGCACCGCCGGCGATGACCAGTTCGACGTCCTCGTCGATCTGTGCCTGAGCTCGAGACCAGGCCCGGAGGAGACCGGTGACGTTCTTGCGCGCGGAGAGTGCGCCGACGAACAGCAGATAGCGACGCGGCAAGCCGAGCCGCGCGCGCATCTCCTCGATCGCGGCAGGGTCTTGCAGATGAAAGCGCTCGTGGTCGACTGCGAGGTGGGTGACGTGAATGCGGGCTTCGTCAAGGCCGAAGCGCTCGATCAGACGGGCGCGGGTGAACTGCGAGACGGTGATGATCGCCTCGACACGGGAGAGCAGGGTCGGGAGGACGAGATGGTAGAGCGCGCGAAACGAGGCCGAAAAGCCGGCCGGCACATCGAACGGAGCGATGTCGTGGACGGTCACGACCTGCCGCCGCACCGCGATCGGGCCGGTGTTGCAGGGGCTCCAGAGCAGTCGGCGGCCGATCCGCATCGGCAGGACCGCCTGTTCCCACAGGTGGCCCATGACACCGGCCGCCGAATGGCCCGGCCGGATTGTTTCGATCCCGGGCATCCGCGCGAGGATCTCATGTGTATACCGCTGGATGCCGGTCATCGGCGTGTCGAGGACGCGGGCATTGCAGACTATGGTCATCCTCGTCCTCTCGGGGAGCGATGCCCCGGTCGCGCGATCGGCTTCCCGGCGGCTCTTGCGGGTTTCCGCCGGTTTTGACGTTCGAGAGATTACGGACCCGAGATCAATAAGATCTGAATCGAGTTGGCTGCCTCCATGTCGGCCTCGGCCCGAGAAACCGGTCGTGGCTTCATGGCTGCGACGTGGCTGAAGGTGTGGTGCCATGGCTTGGCTTCGGCGGTGATCGGATCGGCGATGGTCCTGTCAATCTTGCCGAGGGCGCCCCGATGTCATGGCGCGGCCATCAACTAATATATTCCGTTACGGTATGTGATAACGACCGACGATCTTCCGAGATTTACGATCGAACAAGTATTCCAGGATTATCGTCCGAGGAACGATCGATCCGGAGGAATCATGTCTGCCGCCGTCCAAACCAACCGAGGTGTGTTTCGTTCGATCGGCGCCAAGATCTTCGCCGGGGTGGCCGCACTCGCGGTGCTGGCCGGCGTCGTCGGCGCCGTCGGCTATCGCGGCCTCGATACGCTCGGCGATCTCGTCGACCAGACGGCTTCGGCCTCGGCGGTAATGTCGGGCTTCAATGACGCGAGCGGGGCCGTGGCGGCCTTCGTGCTCGCGCCGGAGGACAAGTTCATCGCGCGCGGCCTCGCGGCGCTCGACGCGGCGACGGCCGCGTCCGACCGGATCGTCGAGGCGGACACCCGCGACAGGATCAAGCGCCAGATCGACGATTTCCGCAGCACCTTCGCCGATCTCCGGAAAGCGTCATCGGTGATCGCGGCGGCGGCGACCGAGATGACGACCACCGGAGACGAACTGGTCAAGACGGCGAATGCCACCGAGACCGAGAGCTTCCAGAAGGTCGAGACCGTTGATCGCGAGGTCGCCGCGATCCAGCTCGATCTCGGTCAGATCCGCTCGGTGAGCCTGGCGGCGAGCAAGCTGCAGGCGGCGATCTACGAGGCGCGGACCGCGCTCATCGCCTATGCGCGCCAGCCCGACCCGATCCTGGTCTCGAAGGCGCAGGCGACCGTGATCATCGCCAAGCCGGATCTCGAGATGCTGGTCAAGATGGCCGGCTGGCCGGCGACGCAGAAGCACGTGCAGCGCATTTCCGAGCGCTACGAGGCACTCGAAAAGAAGCTTCAAATTACCGACGCCTTCGACGAGACGGTCGCGACCGACGCGATCGACGACGCCAATGTGCTGACCCGCACGGTGACGACGCTGCTCACCACGCTGAACCTGCTCGCGACCACCAACGACGAGATCCTGCGCGAGCGTGCCGACGAGCGCTCGAAGGTGCGCGTCACGGCCGGTTCGGTGCGCAGCTTCGGCGACAGCGCGAAGATCGCGGTCGCCGGCGCGGACAAGTTCCGGCTCGATCCGTCGGAGGCCAATGCCGAGGCGGTGCGCGCGGCGATCAAGCGCGCCGACGGCTTCGGCAAGATGCTGGAGCGGATCGGCCTGGCCCAGCTGCGCGAAGGGCTCGGCAAGCTCGGCGCTGCCTTCGACCGGATGGTGGCGGCGAAGCGCGACCTCGACGGCTCGATCGGCCGGGCGCTCGAGCGTTCGACCGCAGCCAGCCAGGCCATCGCGGCAATCGTGCGCGACCAGCAGGCAACGGCGCGCGACGAGCGCGGTACCAACGCCATGATCGTGATCGGCACGGGGCTCGCCGCGCTCGGCTTCGTCGTGGTGATCGCGCTGTTCATGGCGCGCAAGGTCGCGGCGCCGATCCGCGGCATCACGGCGGCGATGCAGCGGCTCGCGCGTGGCGAGACCGCGCTCGATCTCGATGCCCGCGACCGCACCGACGAGATCGGCGACATGATCGCCGCGGTCTCCGTGTTCCGCGACAATGCGATCGAACGCCAGCGCCTCGCGCGGGACCAGGCCGAGAAGGACGAGCAGGAGCGGCGCCGGCAGGCGAAGATCGAAGAGCTGATCCGCAGCTTCCGGGCCGAGATGTCGACCGTGCTCGAGGTCGTGTCGCAGAGCGCCGATCGCATGCAGTCGACCGCCGACCAGCTCAATGCCGGCGCCTCGGGCGCCTCGGATCAGGCGCGCAGCGCCTCGTCCTCGTCGCGCGATGCGACCGCCTCGGTGCAGACCGTCGCGACGGCGGCCGAGGAACTCTCCGCTTCGATCGGCGAGATCGGCCAGCAGGCGCGCGGTGCCCTTGACCTCGTGGAGGCGACCTCCGGCAACGCCTCGTCGACCGCCGCGCGCTCGGCCGTTCTGGTCGAGGCCGCGACCAAGATCGGCGATGTCGTGTCGCTGATCCGCTCGATCGCCGGCCAGACCAATCTGCTCGCGCTCAATGCCACGATCGAGGCGGCGCGCGCCGGCGAGGCGGGCAAGGGTTTCGCGGTGGTGGCGAACGAGGTCAAGGCGCTCGCCAACCAGACCTCGCGGGCGACCGACGACATCGTCGCGCAGATCGACCAGATCCAGGCGGCGACGCGCACCGTGGTCGACGCGATCGAAGGCATCACTCAGGGCATCGGCGACGTGAAGACCTATACGACCTCGATCGCCGCAGCGGTCGAGGAGCAGGGGGCGGCGACGGCCGACATCGCGCGCAGCGTGGTGCGGGCGGCCGACGGCACCGGCCATGCGACCGAGTCGGTCGATCAGCTGGCGCGGTCGGTCGAGGAGACCACCCACTCGGCAACCAGCGTGCTGCAGGTCTCGCGCGAGCTCAACAGCCAGGCCCAGCGCGTCCGCGCGATCCTCGACGACTTCCTGCAGGGTGTCGCGGCCGCCTGAGGCCGCAACGCTCGGCCGACGTTCAGCCGCCAGCTGGCGGTACCCGCGGCATCAGCCGCCAGCCGGCGGCAGGGGCCGCGGCTTGCGGTCGAGGTCGATCGCCACGAAGGTGAATACCGCCTCGGTGACCTTCGCGGTCTCGGTTTCCTCGCGGGCGCGGCGCCAGGCCTCGATGCGGATGCGCATCGAGGTGCGGCCCTCGCCGACGATCGCGCCATAGAAACTGACTTCGTCACCGACCAGAACCGGCCTGTGGAAGCTCATGCCCTCGACCGCGACGGTGGCGGCGCGGCCGCGCGCGCGGCGCGTCGCGACATTGCCGGCGGCGAGGTCCATGTTGGCCATGAGCCAGCCGCCGAAGATGTCGCCGGCCGGGTTGGTGTCGGCGGGCATGGCGATGGTGCGGATCACCGGCGCGCCGAACTGGGCTTCCGGATCGACGATCGGATCGGTGGTCGGGTGGGCGGACATCGGGCCTCGTCGGTCGGGGACGGCGGAGGGCGGGGACGGTCAGCCGAACCTAGACCGTTCAGGCCTCTAGGGAAAGTTACGGACTTCCGACCCTGGC
This genomic interval carries:
- a CDS encoding glycosyltransferase family 1 protein, which gives rise to MAPHLQPRRSHEATTGFSGRGRHGGSQLDSDLIDLGSVISRTSKPAETRKSRREADRATGASLPERTRMTIVCNARVLDTPMTGIQRYTHEILARMPGIETIRPGHSAAGVMGHLWEQAVLPMRIGRRLLWSPCNTGPIAVRRQVVTVHDIAPFDVPAGFSASFRALYHLVLPTLLSRVEAIITVSQFTRARLIERFGLDEARIHVTHLAVDHERFHLQDPAAIEEMRARLGLPRRYLLFVGALSARKNVTGLLRAWSRAQAQIDEDVELVIAGGAGPARVLSGTTLDQLPPRTRILGRVGDADLPLLYAGAALLTYPSLYEGFGLPVLEAMASGTPVLTSRGTSLPEVAGDAALLVDPSDLDDIADALIGFFSDPARAAGLRQAGLARAADFNWEKTAIATRGVLQSCT
- a CDS encoding acyl-CoA thioesterase, translating into MSAHPTTDPIVDPEAQFGAPVIRTIAMPADTNPAGDIFGGWLMANMDLAAGNVATRRARGRAATVAVEGMSFHRPVLVGDEVSFYGAIVGEGRTSMRIRIEAWRRAREETETAKVTEAVFTFVAIDLDRKPRPLPPAGG
- a CDS encoding XdhC/CoxI family protein; translation: MQPRTDVIDLAATLKARNEAFCLATVVRTVSVTAAKAGAKAVIRPDGTISEGWIGGGCARAAVVKAAREALGDGQPRLVSVMPKDILAELGLKPGEERDGIRFARNMCPSRGTLDVFVEPMLPRPELVVLGASPVAVALSDLAARFGYRVAVSAPADDLALHGEADERIEGHALPAVATGHRFVVVSTQGRGDEAALKAALQGEADHVAFVGSRRKMAALRESLAEAGVALDRLDRVKAPAGLDLGAITPEEIALSILAEILSLRRAGQRVPHEI
- a CDS encoding methyl-accepting chemotaxis protein yields the protein MSAAVQTNRGVFRSIGAKIFAGVAALAVLAGVVGAVGYRGLDTLGDLVDQTASASAVMSGFNDASGAVAAFVLAPEDKFIARGLAALDAATAASDRIVEADTRDRIKRQIDDFRSTFADLRKASSVIAAAATEMTTTGDELVKTANATETESFQKVETVDREVAAIQLDLGQIRSVSLAASKLQAAIYEARTALIAYARQPDPILVSKAQATVIIAKPDLEMLVKMAGWPATQKHVQRISERYEALEKKLQITDAFDETVATDAIDDANVLTRTVTTLLTTLNLLATTNDEILRERADERSKVRVTAGSVRSFGDSAKIAVAGADKFRLDPSEANAEAVRAAIKRADGFGKMLERIGLAQLREGLGKLGAAFDRMVAAKRDLDGSIGRALERSTAASQAIAAIVRDQQATARDERGTNAMIVIGTGLAALGFVVVIALFMARKVAAPIRGITAAMQRLARGETALDLDARDRTDEIGDMIAAVSVFRDNAIERQRLARDQAEKDEQERRRQAKIEELIRSFRAEMSTVLEVVSQSADRMQSTADQLNAGASGASDQARSASSSSRDATASVQTVATAAEELSASIGEIGQQARGALDLVEATSGNASSTAARSAVLVEAATKIGDVVSLIRSIAGQTNLLALNATIEAARAGEAGKGFAVVANEVKALANQTSRATDDIVAQIDQIQAATRTVVDAIEGITQGIGDVKTYTTSIAAAVEEQGAATADIARSVVRAADGTGHATESVDQLARSVEETTHSATSVLQVSRELNSQAQRVRAILDDFLQGVAAA
- a CDS encoding VWA domain-containing protein, whose translation is MAATPAAQRLETWDDIGRAIRRRVAGFVATLRDNGFRVGLAEARDAARLLAHPTVTRPSDAKPALRALFCGRRSDWDAFDALFDAFWAGRGVKTRVAVSGSSAMVSQRTIKSMQDARAGAGMAGPAMDVERGAEGPETEADPSGRREGASLFEALARTDFRHIADPEALAEAHALAARLARRMRARLTRRDKAARHGARLDLRRTIRASVATGGTPIALVRRRPRSRPLRLVVLVDASGSMSLYTGVLLRFVHGVLDHFREAEAFLFHTRLVHVSDALKEKDAGRALDRLGLMAEGVGGGTRIGDSLATFNRHHAARVIHSRTCVMILSDGYDTGEPERLGAEMAALGRRCRRIVWLNPLLGWEGYEPSARGMSAALPHIDLFAPAHTIESLMALEPYLARI
- a CDS encoding glycosyltransferase family 1 protein encodes the protein MIVCNGRCLSQATTGIQRYTGEIARRIPDMAVIGPARPAGQARGILWEQTVLPLRARDRLIWSPSNTAPLIARAPLVVTLHDLAMLEGPDADAAPGWTRFYRWFIPRMLKRVDAVLTVSEYSRRAIIERFDLAPDRILATPLGVDHDRFRPAEPEALDRFCTAHTLTPGYVLSVGSGSARKNLRGLIEAWAAIAPRIDDRIELVIAGDAAAYGRAFDGSEIPPLPPRSRLVGRIEDAELPLLMAGAGVFAFPSFAEGFGLPPLEAMACGTPAIVSDVTSLPEVVGDAALLVDPHDTSALGDALVRLLSDSELRAHLRAAGLERARRFDWDETARLTHAFLKRFA
- a CDS encoding oligosaccharide flippase family protein; this encodes MTSNLLKLAKRHRRTAAQAAMVLLRLGNAGAKFALTIYMARYLGLADVGAYGLIVGLVTGLPVILSFGIHDWTSRLVVGLDRSAAIPIATTRLATTFAIELAVQALLWAGAMWFGPPIGATTAMLIAAILLLEHLSLDAFSLQIGRGQAVAANILFFIRSGLWPLIAILWGLIDPGARSLDTVLLCWVGGLSLSWIAIAILAVTRGWWRFAGFDRDYLRRAFVGGVPFWIADIGVVGNLYLDRFLVSYFLGMEAVGIYTFFWSYTNVVHTLAVNGIMLPQMPALVSAARTGDTALIGKERRRIALETARWGIGLALAAGLVMPALLPLMGRPILAASLPVFALIMLGTLARMTSEGLGFVLISQHRDQAIATTAIGAVIASAALNSALIPLLGLYGAAAAYVMVGLGLTLARRRIAAKAD
- a CDS encoding MoxR family ATPase; the encoded protein is MLDSQPPDRQTIADRLAGVGYVADGALATALQLMDLLQRPLLIEGEAGVGKTEVAKALAAVHDTRLIRLQCHEGLDRADALYEWNYQRQLLAIKTREGLDADETEAHVFSERYLLERPLLAAIRQPVAPVLLIDEVDRADEEFEAFMLEVLSDFQVSIPELGTITATAIPRVVLTSNGTRELSDALRRRCLYHALDFPDVEREARILLARLPGIDTTLALQIARLIERIRKEELTKTPGVAETLDWAAALVGLGVTRLDEARETVFETLACVLKTREDRARIGREVVDRLIGKVA